The Paramisgurnus dabryanus chromosome 3, PD_genome_1.1, whole genome shotgun sequence genome includes a window with the following:
- the kcnj12b gene encoding ATP-sensitive inward rectifier potassium channel 12, translated as MSVGRPHRYNIVSSSEEDVFRHGNMPALGNGFGNGKIQTRRKPRCRFVNKTGQCNISFAHMDEQSQRYLADIFTTCVDSRWRWMFLLFSLAFVMSWLGFGFIFWLIAYVHGDLDRPAGDDFIPCVMQVNSFVAAFLFSIETQTTIGYGFRCVTEECPLAVFTVVFQSIVGCIIDAFMIGAIMAKMARPKKRAETILFSHNAVIAMRDGKLCLMWRVGNLRKSHIVEAHVRAQLIKPRITEEGEYIPFDQIDINVGYDLGLDRIFLVAPLTILHEINEDSPLYGISKQELETSDFEIVVILEGMVEATAMTAQVRSSYLASEILWGHRFEPVVFEERSQYKVDYSHFHKTYQVPSTPHCSAKDMEENKSLESAANFCYENELAFISRDEEEQEDESAERGTELETLSANLNSDQRSYHKESEI; from the coding sequence ATGAGCGTGGGCAGGCCCCACCGTTACAACATTGTGTCATCGTCAGAGGAGGACGTGTTTCGCCACGGCAACATGCCCGCCCTCGGAAATGGCTTTGGCAATGGCAAAATCCAGACGCGGCGAAAGCCGCGATGCCGGTTCGTCAACAAGACGGGCCAGTGCAACATTAGTTTCGCCCATATGGACGAGCAATCCCAGCGCTACCTCGCTGACATTTTTACCACCTGTGTGGACAGTCGGTGGCGCTGGATGTTTCTTCTTTTCTCCCTTGCGTTTGTCATGTCCTGGCTTGGGTTTGGTTTCATCTTCTGGCTCATTGCTTATGTCCACGGTGACCTAGACCGACCTGCTGGAGATGACTTTATACCATGCGTCATGCAGGTCAACAGCTTTGTGGCAGCATTCCTGTTCTCCATCGAGACACAAACCACGATCGGCTATGGATTCCGCTGCGTGACCGAAGAGTGTCCGCTAGCCGTGTTCACTGTCGTCTTCCAGTCCATAGTGGGCTGCATCATTGATGCGTTTATGATCGGTGCCATCATGGCCAAAATGGCACGGCCTAAGAAACGTGCAGAGACGATACTGTTTTCACACAACGCCGTCATCGCTATGCGTGATGGGAAGCTATGCCTGATGTGGCGGGTCGGAAACTTGAGGAAAAGTCACATCGTGGAGGCTCACGTGCGGGCACAACTTATCAAGCCTCGAATTACGGAGGAGGGAGAGTACATCCCGTTCGATCAGATCGATATAAACGTGGGTTATGACCTAGGTCTCGATCGCATCTTCTTAGTTGCTCCCTTAACTATCCTCCATGAGATAAATGAGGACAGTCCATTGTATGGAATCAGCAAGCAGGAACTGGAAACATCTGATTTCGAGATCGTGGTGATACTAGAAGGTATGGTTGAAGCGACCGCAATGACAGCTCAGGTGCGAAGCTCTTACCTTGCCAGTGAGATCTTATGGGGCCATCGCTTCGAGCCAGTGGTTTTTGAGGAACGGAGCCAATATAAGGTGGACTACTCGCACTTTCATAAGACGTACCAGGTGCCCTCAACGCCACACTGCAGCGCCAAAGACATGGAGGAGAACAAGTCGCTAGAGTCAGCTGCCAACTTTTGTTATGAGAATGAATTGGCCTTCATCAGCAGAGATGAAGAGGAGCAAGAGGACGAAAGTGCTGAGAGGGGAACTGAGCTAGAGACTCTATCTGCCAATCTGAACTCTGATCAGAGATCATACCACAAAGAATCAGAAATATGA